One region of Marivirga arenosa genomic DNA includes:
- the trpB gene encoding tryptophan synthase subunit beta, with amino-acid sequence MEIKIDENGYYGKFGGAFIPELLHPNIEELKANYLKISEDEEFQNEFKSLLKDYVGRPTPLFLAKKLSEKYGAKIYLKREDLNHTGAHKINNAIGQALLAKRLGKKKIIAETGAGQHGVATATACALLDMPCTVFMGEIDMERQKPNVERMKILGAKVVPATSGSKTLKDATNEAMRFWINNPDDTHYIIGSVVGPHPFPDMVSRFQSVISEEIMHQLQEQEGKNAPDYVIACVGGGSNAAGAFYHYLNNEKVKLVAVEAAGHGIDSGETAATTAKGSEGVLHGFKTLLMQSEDGQVTEPYSISAGLDYPGIGPLHAHLYESKRGIFKYVTDKEAMDAGVELSKMEGIIPAVETAHALAALDQFNFNKEDVVVINLSGRGDKDLQTYINFGNY; translated from the coding sequence ATGGAAATTAAAATAGATGAAAACGGATATTATGGGAAATTTGGCGGGGCATTTATTCCAGAGCTTCTCCATCCTAATATAGAAGAGCTAAAAGCCAATTATCTTAAAATATCCGAAGATGAAGAGTTTCAAAATGAGTTTAAGTCTTTATTAAAGGATTATGTAGGGAGACCCACTCCATTATTTCTGGCTAAAAAGCTATCTGAAAAATACGGGGCAAAAATATATCTTAAAAGAGAGGATTTAAATCATACAGGCGCTCATAAAATTAATAACGCTATTGGGCAGGCACTATTAGCCAAGCGTTTGGGTAAAAAGAAAATCATAGCTGAAACTGGGGCTGGTCAGCATGGGGTGGCTACAGCTACTGCTTGTGCATTATTAGATATGCCTTGTACAGTTTTTATGGGTGAAATTGACATGGAACGTCAGAAGCCCAATGTTGAAAGAATGAAAATTTTAGGGGCTAAAGTGGTACCTGCTACTTCAGGTTCTAAAACACTAAAGGATGCTACAAACGAAGCTATGCGTTTTTGGATCAACAATCCTGATGATACGCATTATATAATAGGTTCAGTAGTGGGGCCTCACCCTTTTCCTGATATGGTAAGTAGATTTCAATCTGTCATTAGTGAGGAGATTATGCACCAACTTCAAGAACAGGAAGGTAAAAACGCCCCTGATTATGTAATAGCCTGTGTTGGAGGAGGAAGTAATGCAGCAGGTGCATTCTACCATTATTTAAATAATGAAAAAGTGAAATTGGTTGCGGTTGAAGCAGCAGGGCATGGAATAGACAGTGGAGAAACTGCCGCAACAACAGCTAAAGGTAGTGAGGGTGTTTTACATGGCTTCAAAACTTTATTAATGCAATCTGAAGACGGACAGGTTACCGAGCCTTATTCTATTTCAGCTGGTTTAGATTATCCAGGTATTGGGCCGCTTCATGCTCATTTATATGAAAGCAAGAGAGGGATTTTTAAATATGTTACAGACAAAGAAGCTATGGACGCTGGTGTAGAATTAAGCAAAATGGAAGGTATTATTCCAGCAGTGGAGACTGCACATGCATTAGCTGCATTAGATCAGTTTAATTTTAATAAGGAGGATGTAGTGGTAATCAATTTATCGGGAAGAGGGGATAAGGATTTACAGACTTATATCAATTTTGGCAACTATTAA
- the trpA gene encoding tryptophan synthase subunit alpha, with the protein MTNRIEKVFHQKEKEKLTIYFTAGYPRLEDTNTILKALDESDVDIIEIGMPYSDPLADGPTIQQSSMTALANGMNLNKLFEQLAELRKITQKPVFIMGYCNNVLKYGTEKFCQKCAEVGIDGLILPDMPMHEFKLQFKPIFDQYNLKNVFLVTPKTSEERIKEVDEQEGGFIYMVSSSSTTGGSWGDSPERLEYLKRIQSMNLKTPRMVGFGISDHAALKMVNQFADGGIIGSAFIKALNADDLEGSIKGFIKKIKP; encoded by the coding sequence ATGACTAATAGAATAGAAAAAGTTTTTCATCAGAAAGAAAAAGAAAAGCTTACGATTTATTTCACAGCAGGCTATCCGCGCTTAGAGGATACCAATACAATTTTAAAAGCACTGGATGAATCAGATGTTGACATCATTGAAATTGGGATGCCCTATTCAGATCCATTAGCCGATGGTCCTACTATTCAACAAAGTAGCATGACGGCTTTAGCCAATGGAATGAACCTTAATAAACTTTTTGAGCAATTGGCAGAGCTAAGAAAGATAACTCAAAAGCCGGTCTTCATTATGGGTTACTGTAATAATGTATTGAAATATGGGACTGAAAAATTCTGTCAAAAGTGTGCTGAGGTCGGTATTGATGGTTTAATCCTACCTGATATGCCTATGCATGAATTTAAATTACAATTTAAGCCCATTTTCGATCAGTACAATCTTAAAAATGTGTTCTTAGTTACTCCCAAAACCTCTGAAGAGAGAATTAAAGAGGTCGATGAGCAAGAAGGAGGGTTTATTTACATGGTTAGTAGTTCGAGCACCACCGGGGGTTCTTGGGGAGATAGTCCGGAGCGATTAGAATATTTGAAGAGAATTCAAAGCATGAATCTAAAAACACCGCGTATGGTAGGCTTCGGTATTAGCGACCACGCTGCTTTAAAAATGGTGAATCAATTTGCGGATGGAGGTATAATTGGGAGTGCTTTTATTAAAGCATTGAATGCAGATGATCTGGAAGGAAGTATTAAAGGTTTTATTAAAAAGATAAAGCCGTAG
- the aroF gene encoding 3-deoxy-7-phosphoheptulonate synthase codes for MILQLEKNISGNAKNDLISSLGQFTKSVSEVQTQKGFYLVALEKGDIDIREIGHLKGVKDVHVVSDNYQLVSRKWKVNPAEIQLRDGDVISQNHFNVMAGPCSIENEEQVDAVIAHLVANNVKIMRGGVYKPRSSPYSFRGLGMEGLKMWYQKAKDAGIKIITEVMQVSQVEEMYDYIDIYQVGARNTQNFNLLDELGKVDKPVMIKRGVSGTIEELLYSAEYVFSGGNEDLILCERGIRTFENMTRNTLDINAIPVLKDRSHLPVVVDPSHGIGIRKYVESVALAGIMAGADGVIYELHPDPEKAMSDGQQSLYFEESSALIHKMKQTYTLRNDIN; via the coding sequence ATGATATTACAACTAGAAAAAAATATAAGTGGAAATGCTAAGAATGATTTGATTTCTTCATTGGGGCAATTCACTAAATCGGTAAGTGAAGTACAAACTCAGAAAGGATTTTATTTAGTAGCACTTGAAAAAGGCGATATTGATATTCGAGAGATTGGCCATCTAAAAGGTGTAAAAGACGTGCATGTTGTTTCTGATAATTATCAATTGGTTTCTCGTAAATGGAAGGTTAATCCTGCTGAGATTCAATTAAGAGATGGAGATGTGATTTCACAAAACCATTTTAATGTGATGGCTGGGCCATGTAGTATTGAAAATGAAGAGCAAGTAGATGCGGTAATCGCTCACTTAGTTGCGAACAATGTCAAAATCATGCGTGGAGGAGTGTATAAGCCTCGATCTTCTCCCTATTCCTTTAGAGGTCTTGGTATGGAGGGTTTAAAGATGTGGTATCAGAAAGCCAAAGATGCTGGCATTAAGATCATAACAGAGGTTATGCAAGTTTCGCAAGTAGAGGAAATGTATGACTATATCGATATTTATCAGGTAGGGGCACGAAATACTCAAAATTTCAACTTGCTGGATGAATTAGGAAAAGTAGATAAACCCGTTATGATTAAAAGAGGGGTAAGTGGCACCATTGAAGAATTACTGTATTCAGCAGAATATGTATTCAGTGGAGGTAACGAAGATCTGATCTTATGCGAAAGGGGTATTAGGACTTTCGAAAATATGACCAGAAATACATTGGATATAAATGCAATTCCAGTATTGAAAGACAGATCTCATTTGCCAGTGGTGGTAGACCCTTCTCATGGAATTGGGATTAGAAAGTATGTTGAATCAGTAGCACTTGCCGGAATTATGGCTGGAGCGGATGGAGTTATTTATGAGCTTCATCCTGATCCTGAAAAAGCGATGAGTGACGGGCAACAATCTTTATATTTTGAAGAAAGTTCTGCATTAATTCATAAAATGAAACAGACTTATACCCTAAGAAATGATATTAATTAG